TGAATAACTGCATATTCATTATTACTAATCCATTCACCTTCATAAATGGAGTCATATGTTTTTTCTTTATCAAAAGAAACTGCTACTGTCGCAGCAATATTATTATCTTTTAATAATACATACCCATTTTTATTAGCAATATCATTACCTATTGTTTCAACGTTAGGATAATTATCCTGCCATTGATTAATTCCTTGTTCTTTAAAGTAAGCTTGAGCCTGCTTAATAATGTTTATTATATTATCAACATCTGTTTCAACTGCTTTTCTAAATTCCATTTCAATTCTCCTTTATATTACTTGAGTAATTTATACTTTTAAATATATGACTTCCGTATTCGCTAACATATTTCTACTTTATTAATCTATTACTTTAAAAATTATATGTTAAATTATCCTTTCCTGATTATAATGCATGCGTTCATTGATGAGAAGAACCTATTCTCATCCTTTTCTATACTCTTTTAAAAATTTAAATTCTCCCCATTTGATGCGGCACATAAAATTAACCAAACAGGATTACTTGAATAGTAGACTGTTTGGTTATTCTATATTTTCTAACTTATTCTTAAATTCGTGTAAAAAGAGTTGGTGTAACTCTCTTTAATCATTAATTGCGATTATTCCCATTAATTTTATAAAGAAGGGCTCTTCGTGAAATCTGAAGGAGTTTTGCAGCATGTGTGTGGTTTCCACTTGTTCGTTCTATAGCTTCGGAGATGTGACGTTTTTCTGCTTCTAACAATACTTCTCGCAAAGGTTTGAAATAACCATCTATCATAACAATGTCACCCCCCTCTTCCACATCTTCTACTTTTATATTAAGTGGAAGATGTTCCGGCAAAATAACACGAGTGTTACTCATAATAATAGCGTGTTCCACTGCATTTTCTAATTCTCTGATATTTCCTGGCCAAGAATAGTTACGAAAAATATCCAAAACCTCCGGTGCAAAAAACATATCATTTCGTCCTACTTCTCCCGAAAAACGTTTTAAAAAGTAATCAGCTAGCAAAACAATATCCTCTCCCCTTTCGCAAAGTGGAGGTAAACATATTGAAACAACATTAAGTCGATAATATAGATCCTTTCGAAATCGCTTTTCAGATATCTCTTTATCCAGGTCACGGTTTGTTGCTGCAATAATACGCACATTCGTATGAAATGTTTTCGTACCTCCAACACGTTCAAATTCCTTATCTTGCAACACCCTAAGAAGTTTTACCTGAAGATTTGGACTCATCTCCCCAATCTCATCTAGAAAAAGTGTCCCACCTTCCGCCAATTCAAATTTCCCTGGTTTTTGAAAAAAGGCACTTGTAAATGCTCCCTTCTCATGCCCAAATATTTCACTCTCTAATAAACCTTCTGGAATTGAACCACAATTCACTTGAATGAATGGTTTTTCTCGCCTGTCACTGGCATAATGAATAGCCTTAGCGGCCATTCCTTTACCGGTGCCACTTTCTCCTGTTAACAATACCGTAGCTTTTGAATTGGCTACTCGACCAATGATTTTATATACTTCTTGGATTTTAGAGCTTTCCCCAACGATTTTACATTGCTCCGTTGTTGTCATACTCATCTCTTGTACTTCCTGCGTAAGGTATACAACTTCTTTAGTCAATTGTTGCATGCGAATAGCTCTATTGACAATAATCTTGACTTCATCAAGGTTAAAAGGTTTCAATATATAGTCATAAGCACCGTGTTTCATAGCATCAACTGCAGTTTCCGAACTTCCAAATGCGGTCATAAGAATAATTGGTAAATTAGGCTTGATTTTGTGAATTTCATAAAATGCCTGCAACCCATCCATATCTGGCATACGGATATCAAAGATAGCAACATCATAGTAATTTTCCTGTGCCATACCAAGTGCCTCTTTCCCATTTTTAACGGTATCCACTTCATATCCTACCTTATTTAGTGCTGTTTGAAGCACCATCCTCAAACTTAGCTCATCATCAGCTACTAAAACACGAACATTTTCTGTCATATTGTAATCAGCCTTTCTTTTTATAAACATATTATTAATCTAATTTAGTTATACAACATTTTACAATATATATCAATATTCAACTAAATTCCATATTTTAAATAATTTAAATTATAGTTATATATACTAATAAATATTAAAGTAAAATTTATAATAACTAAATAATAAATTTCGCATAAGAAAGCTTATCATCTTGAGATGAAACACATCTATAGTTTAAAAAAAGTTAAAATAACTTGAATGTTTTTCTTCCAAAATAAACAGCCGAAAACAAAAAAATATTACTGAAAAATAAAATTTCCAGTAATATTTTAATTATTATTATAATTTAAATTTACTTATAGCTTCATGCAAATCTTCAGATAACTTTAGTAAATTCTGGCTTGATCCGGCAATCTCATGCATTGATGCACATTGTTCTTCTGTTGTTGCAGTTACTGTCTGTGTTTTTTCTGCAGTGTCACTACTAATTTTTTCTATTTCATAGGTTGAAGTAACAATCTTATTACTGTTTGATGATATTTGATTTACTGTCTCAGATACACTTTTTACTTGCACTGCTACACGCTCAAATGCCTGTGATATTTGACTAAATGCCTTACCTGCTGAATTTACAACATCAGTTCCATTTCTAACTTCTTGGGTACCTTCTTTCATTACAACTATAACATTATCAGTTTCTTTTTGAATATCACCAATAAGTTTTGCTATCTGCATTGATGCTACATTAGACTGCTCAGAAAGCTTTCGTATTTCTTCAGCCACTACTGCAAATCCTTTACCTGATTCACCTGCACGTGCTGCTTCTATTGCTGCATTTAGTGCTAAAAGATTAGTTTGTTCAGCTATAGTCGATATTGTATCTACTATCTGTCCTATTTCCTTTGAACTTTCACCCAATATTCCAACTACAGTTGCAGAACTGTTGACAGCTTTTTCAATCTTGCTCATCTGAACAATTACTTCATCAACAGCTTTACTTCCTAATTGTGCAGCATTTGCAGTTTCTCCTACTGTTTCAATCATACTCTCTGTATTATCTGCCATATTCTTTATTTTTTTATCCATCTCTTCAACGGCACATGATGTTTGATTTACAGCTTCCATTTGTTTATTAGCCCCTTCTGATACATCCATAATAGTTGTTGCTATATGATTTGCTGCATCCGAAGTTTGCTCAGAACTTTCAGTTAATTGCTTTGAAGCAGTTGATACATTATCTGCTGAACTTGAAACTTGTTCAATAAATCCCCTCAAATTTATTATCATATTTTCAAAGGTCTTAGCGAGCCTTCCAAATTCATTCTTTGAATTAACCTCCACCTTTGTAACACTAAAGTCGCCATCTGAGATGTGAAATGCCATATCTTCTATGGTTTTTAATGGTTTTAGCATTTTATTTAACATAAATAGAAATAAAAATATTACTATTATTAAAGTGATAATTAAAGCTAAAGCTGATTTAAAAATTTGTTGTACGAGTGGTCCAGTAAATTCACTTTCAGATGCCATCAGACTGATTGTCCAATTAATTCCTGGAACAGTTGTATATGAAATATATTGCTTATTAGAAGCATAGTATTCAACATTTGTTTCACCTCTGAATATATTTTCATATATTTCTTTTAATTTTGGTTCAATTTGCTCATCTTTCAATGGATTATATTTTAAAATTAAATCATTATCAGGATTAGCAATTACTGTTCCATCTAATAAATTTAGTGAGGCATAACCATTTTCTTTTACTTTTATAGAAGATATGTATTGTACTAATTCATCAAGTTTTACATTACCACCCCAGATAGCTTTAATAGTACCATTGACCTTTATTGGAACAGCAACAACTACAGCCATTTTCCCATCGGCCTTCCCAAGCAAAGGATCTGATATTACAGTTTTTCCTGTAGCTAGTAATTCTTTATAATAAGGTCTTTCACTTATACTTCCTGTTGTCCCCGTAGCAGAATACCAATCTCCATTAGCATCTGAAATCCAAAATGCACTATATATAGGAAGACGACTTGTTTCAGAAGACATATAATCCATTATATCCTCCTTAGTTCCTTTTAAGAAAATAGGGGAATTTGCAATACTTTCCATTTCTGCCTTTCTAATATCAAGCCATAATCCAATTTCTTTAGCTGTTGATTGAGTGGTAGAAGTCATAGTTGTCTGTACTTCTTTATCAACCATCTGTTTTGTTCCGATATAACTTGTAACTTCGAGTACAGTCATAGATAAGCAAATAATAGGAATAATAACAACTGTGAGCAAAGTCTTAATACTTTTCATCAAATCATCCAATCTTTTTATAATTTGTGTAACGTTATAAATTACTTTTCTTTGTTTTTCTATATCTCACTTTACACGATACTTACTTAATTACACTTTCATATGGTAAATATATTATAAATGTACTTCCAATACCAACTATACTTTCAACTCGAATGTATCCTTGGTGAATTTCTATAATTTTATTACTAACAGCAAGTCCTAGACCCGTACCTGTATCTTTTGTAGTAAAAAAAGGATCAAAAATCTTTGGTAAACTATCCTGATAAATTCCTTTTCCATTATCTTCAATAATAATCTCAATCCCTTTACTCATTCCTTGTGTTGCAACTGTGATTTTTCCGTTTTCTTTAGGAATAGCTTGCATCGCATTTAGTAATAAGTTAACTAAAACTTGTTTAATGAGTTGGGCATCAACAGAAATAGCTCCAATTGATGGATCAAAGTGCTTTTCTAAAATAACAATCTCCTTTTTTATACTCGGTAAAAGTAAAAGGAGTGTATTTTCCACAAGTTCGTTGATATTGGTTGATGTCACATAATGTTTTGAAG
The DNA window shown above is from Clostridium beijerinckii and carries:
- a CDS encoding two-component system response regulator (DNA-binding response regulator in two-component regulatory system with ZraS; response regulator/sigma54 interaction protein), producing the protein MFIKRKADYNMTENVRVLVADDELSLRMVLQTALNKVGYEVDTVKNGKEALGMAQENYYDVAIFDIRMPDMDGLQAFYEIHKIKPNLPIILMTAFGSSETAVDAMKHGAYDYILKPFNLDEVKIIVNRAIRMQQLTKEVVYLTQEVQEMSMTTTEQCKIVGESSKIQEVYKIIGRVANSKATVLLTGESGTGKGMAAKAIHYASDRREKPFIQVNCGSIPEGLLESEIFGHEKGAFTSAFFQKPGKFELAEGGTLFLDEIGEMSPNLQVKLLRVLQDKEFERVGGTKTFHTNVRIIAATNRDLDKEISEKRFRKDLYYRLNVVSICLPPLCERGEDIVLLADYFLKRFSGEVGRNDMFFAPEVLDIFRNYSWPGNIRELENAVEHAIIMSNTRVILPEHLPLNIKVEDVEEGGDIVMIDGYFKPLREVLLEAEKRHISEAIERTSGNHTHAAKLLQISRRALLYKINGNNRN
- a CDS encoding GNAT family N-acetyltransferase, giving the protein MEFRKAVETDVDNIINIIKQAQAYFKEQGINQWQDNYPNVETIGNDIANKNGYVLLKDNNIAATVAVSFDKEKTYDSIYEGEWISNNEYAVIHRIAVDNKYKGLGLSSQIIKNVEQLCLNKGVHSIKIDTHEENISMQKLLKKNKFQFCGIIYLEDKSKRVAFEKIL